Proteins encoded together in one Shewanella acanthi window:
- a CDS encoding DUF3019 domain-containing protein has protein sequence MPSKHYSSSLWLIATSLLIISNLGAKAQADEWRLTPNTCAVTGEKPACDIDLLFEYQSDIPQSLCIWMAEQAVVLACFEEKLDFKYQIQLTLEDDTLFELRDPKNNNTIKTGLVKVAKFEPANSRKRRGLNWNLL, from the coding sequence ATGCCTTCTAAGCATTATTCTAGCTCTCTCTGGCTAATCGCAACTTCGCTGTTGATAATAAGTAATTTGGGGGCAAAGGCCCAGGCCGATGAATGGCGTCTCACCCCTAACACCTGTGCTGTGACAGGGGAAAAACCAGCGTGCGACATTGACTTACTTTTTGAGTATCAATCAGATATTCCACAATCTTTATGCATATGGATGGCAGAACAAGCCGTTGTATTAGCCTGTTTCGAAGAAAAACTCGATTTCAAATATCAAATCCAATTGACCTTGGAAGACGATACCTTGTTCGAGTTGAGGGACCCTAAAAACAATAACACCATTAAAACAGGTTTAGTTAAAGTGGCAAAATTCGAACCCGCTAACAGCAGAAAGCGTCGTGGACTTAACTGGAATTTACTATGA
- a CDS encoding response regulator transcription factor — MTSTKTPPQILLIEDDLALAELVCTYLAQEGYQIIHLDNAEDALLRQDSDEFDLIICDVMLPGQDGFSVYPQLSATYPCPIIYLTALDNHQDQIRGLDLGACDYLLKPVVPPLLLARIRSNLRKLQANNGRSNLKLHNLLLNPNLQQVSLGDEQLSFTTKEFALLWIFALHAGKVLSREFLFEQFVGREYDGLDRAIDLKISRLRKRLDELNVPGLSITTIHGKGYLFNYLPPKRRA; from the coding sequence ATGACAAGTACTAAGACGCCGCCGCAAATTCTCCTAATCGAAGACGATCTTGCCCTTGCTGAGTTAGTCTGCACCTACCTCGCCCAGGAAGGTTATCAAATTATTCACCTCGACAATGCTGAAGATGCGCTACTGCGCCAAGACAGCGATGAATTCGACTTAATCATCTGTGATGTGATGTTACCAGGGCAGGATGGGTTCAGCGTTTACCCACAACTTTCAGCAACTTACCCTTGCCCGATCATTTATTTAACGGCCTTGGATAATCATCAAGATCAAATCCGCGGACTCGATTTAGGTGCCTGTGACTACCTGTTAAAACCGGTTGTACCGCCGCTACTGTTGGCGCGCATTCGCTCAAACCTGCGGAAATTACAGGCCAACAATGGACGCAGCAATCTCAAATTGCATAACTTGTTGTTAAATCCCAATCTGCAACAGGTGAGTCTGGGTGATGAACAGCTCTCCTTCACAACAAAGGAATTTGCCCTGCTGTGGATTTTTGCCCTACACGCGGGCAAAGTGCTTTCCCGTGAGTTCCTGTTTGAGCAATTTGTGGGTCGTGAATACGATGGACTCGACCGAGCGATTGATTTAAAGATCAGCCGTCTGCGTAAACGATTAGACGAGCTAAATGTTCCAGGTTTATCTATTACGACAATTCATGGTAAAGGCTATTTATTCAACTACTTACCACCAAAACGTAGAGCCTGA
- a CDS encoding sensor histidine kinase: MKFQFYRLILFLLLSCGLVIWSFGQLAEHIADDDYRYQIDVDSLLQTYDESDPITVKHIQADALSLPPQLANLLQQGETIALRHSNGERYFYRKTKSGEDILMLGPVIPPEPKERNTSLILLGLYSSLCLVALWWIWPVFRDLHNLQQAAIDYGNAPRKLPQDIHRHSAIYPLAKVFNSVSHQMVDFVQMHKELSRTISHEVRTPLARMRFALELVKGQIDPNYAKRLNEDIDEIEQLAANYLSFARLEHKEENISQESQSVEHFMEKIAQKYAIYQPKLKIHFEHQHQHAHFDPTTMTIAIQNLIQNAMRFATDEIQVYFTQNNGVNRISVEDDGPGFEGKGKQLFAAFERDTQQCDSSGFGLGLYIVKKIATWHHGKLELNRSKHLGGAEISIIWDDVQCSNQD; encoded by the coding sequence ATGAAATTCCAGTTCTACCGCTTAATATTATTTCTGCTCTTGTCCTGCGGCCTAGTGATCTGGAGCTTCGGTCAATTAGCGGAACATATTGCAGATGATGACTATCGATATCAGATAGATGTCGACAGTCTGTTGCAAACCTATGATGAAAGCGACCCTATTACGGTCAAACATATCCAAGCTGACGCTCTGTCCTTACCGCCACAGTTGGCCAATCTATTGCAACAGGGCGAAACCATTGCTCTGCGCCACAGCAATGGCGAGCGTTATTTTTACCGCAAAACCAAAAGCGGCGAAGACATATTAATGCTTGGCCCGGTAATTCCACCCGAGCCTAAAGAACGAAATACCAGTTTGATTCTATTAGGTTTGTATTCTTCTTTATGCCTTGTAGCGCTATGGTGGATCTGGCCAGTGTTCCGCGATCTACACAATTTGCAGCAAGCAGCGATCGATTATGGCAATGCCCCCCGCAAATTACCTCAAGATATCCATCGGCATTCGGCTATCTATCCCTTAGCGAAAGTATTTAACAGCGTCAGCCATCAAATGGTCGACTTTGTACAAATGCACAAGGAACTATCGCGTACCATTTCCCATGAAGTACGCACCCCGCTCGCGAGGATGCGGTTCGCGCTCGAACTGGTTAAGGGGCAGATAGATCCTAATTACGCTAAGCGTCTCAATGAAGATATCGATGAAATTGAGCAACTTGCTGCAAATTACCTGTCCTTTGCCCGCCTCGAGCACAAGGAAGAAAATATTAGCCAAGAGTCACAATCGGTTGAGCATTTTATGGAGAAAATTGCCCAAAAATACGCCATTTATCAGCCGAAACTCAAAATCCATTTCGAGCATCAACACCAGCATGCTCATTTCGATCCCACAACTATGACGATTGCGATTCAAAATCTGATCCAAAATGCGATGCGCTTTGCCACCGATGAAATCCAGGTCTATTTCACCCAGAATAACGGTGTCAATCGTATCAGTGTTGAAGATGACGGACCGGGATTTGAAGGCAAAGGCAAGCAACTTTTTGCCGCCTTCGAGCGGGATACTCAACAATGTGATAGCAGTGGTTTTGGCTTAGGCCTATACATAGTGAAAAAGATTGCCACTTGGCACCATGGCAAGCTAGAACTTAACCGTTCAAAGCATCTAGGCGGCGCTGAAATCAGTATTATTTGGGATGACGTGCAGTGCTCTAACCAAGATTAA
- the rlmC gene encoding 23S rRNA (uracil(747)-C(5))-methyltransferase RlmC — translation MSVLVQCGYFNQGQCLSCRHIQVPMAQQLAAKTQELQQLLTPFIANPEQIFLPPVVGDSSGFRNKAKMVALGAAHAPILGIVSPGGEAVSLCDCLLYPTDMQALLHRLERFVQQAGIPPYRVDKAKGELKFILLTRSQVRGEYLLRFVLRSRDAIARIERELPALMAEFPQISVVSVNLQPIHMAILEGDEEIFLTENTRLEERFNDVPLFIRPKSFFQTNPEVAAKLYQTAREWVAEFAPRSLWDLFCGVGGFGLHCASKEIPLTGIEIEAEAIACAKMSAQMMGLDKVQFMALDSTDFAKGEAAETKPDLIIVNPPRRGIGESLCESLSEFAPKAMLYSSCNPKTLAKDLAHIRGYHLTKVQLFDLFPHTDHFEVLAMLVRD, via the coding sequence GTGAGTGTTTTAGTGCAGTGTGGGTATTTTAATCAAGGCCAATGCCTTTCCTGTCGCCATATTCAAGTGCCTATGGCGCAGCAATTAGCTGCTAAAACTCAAGAATTACAGCAACTCCTCACGCCATTTATTGCAAATCCTGAGCAGATATTTCTTCCTCCAGTGGTGGGGGACAGTAGTGGTTTTCGCAATAAAGCGAAAATGGTTGCCCTTGGCGCCGCCCATGCTCCGATACTTGGTATTGTCAGTCCAGGTGGTGAAGCGGTCAGCCTATGTGATTGCCTACTGTATCCTACTGATATGCAAGCTTTACTCCATCGTCTAGAGCGCTTTGTGCAGCAGGCGGGGATTCCGCCATACCGTGTTGATAAAGCTAAGGGGGAGCTGAAATTTATTCTTCTGACTCGCAGTCAGGTACGCGGTGAATATTTACTGCGTTTTGTGCTTCGTTCCCGCGATGCCATTGCCCGTATTGAGCGAGAGTTGCCTGCCTTGATGGCTGAATTTCCACAGATCAGTGTCGTATCGGTTAATCTTCAGCCAATTCATATGGCAATTTTAGAGGGTGATGAGGAGATTTTTTTAACCGAGAATACTCGCCTCGAAGAGCGCTTCAACGATGTCCCTCTATTTATACGTCCAAAGAGCTTTTTCCAGACAAATCCTGAGGTTGCCGCCAAGCTTTACCAGACGGCCCGCGAGTGGGTTGCCGAGTTTGCACCACGTTCTCTGTGGGATTTATTTTGTGGGGTGGGCGGTTTTGGGCTGCACTGCGCCTCGAAGGAAATTCCATTAACAGGGATTGAGATTGAAGCCGAAGCTATTGCTTGCGCTAAGATGTCGGCGCAGATGATGGGGTTAGATAAAGTGCAATTTATGGCGCTCGATTCAACCGATTTTGCCAAGGGGGAGGCCGCTGAGACTAAGCCAGATTTGATTATCGTTAATCCGCCGCGCCGTGGTATTGGTGAGTCACTGTGCGAGTCGTTGAGTGAATTTGCCCCAAAGGCGATGTTATATTCGAGCTGTAATCCTAAGACGCTCGCCAAGGATCTTGCCCATATCCGTGGTTATCATCTAACTAAAGTGCAGCTATTTGACCTGTTCCCACATACGGATCATTTCGAAGTCTTAGCTATGCTAGTAAGGGATTAA
- a CDS encoding glycerol-3-phosphate dehydrogenase/oxidase, with protein sequence MSSFDIAIIGGGISGVGIAQFAAAAGFRTLLIEKGDIGGQTSANSSKLIHGGLRYLETGQINLVRKSLQERRHLLDLAPSLVKPIPFYIPVYSGSQRSAFAIRAGLSLYAVLSEFDCLGRFSSVPAVHWHRLNGLKLQGLKAVFQYWDAQTDDKLLTQAVARSAQALGADVYAEAELLSLEHQSDGCKLTFSHAGKEQEVEAKLVVNAAGPWVNDVIAKVTPPLAGVELDWVQGAHLLLDIPAPEGILYLESCFDKRVIFVMPWYGQTLIGTTETVLEHLDSQQAVTESEIQYLLGIYRHYFPLSPDVEQLKAKIVKTFCGVRVLPKQSSSAFERPRDTLMQTSVSHPRLLSLYGGKLTTFRSTSSEVLQWIEQHLGKRQAIADVNSLSLS encoded by the coding sequence ATGAGCTCATTTGACATTGCGATTATCGGAGGGGGGATCAGTGGTGTTGGCATTGCCCAATTTGCTGCTGCGGCTGGGTTTCGTACTTTGCTTATCGAGAAGGGGGACATTGGCGGTCAAACCTCGGCAAACTCCAGTAAGCTTATCCATGGCGGACTACGTTACCTTGAAACAGGGCAAATCAATCTGGTGCGCAAATCCCTGCAGGAGCGGCGCCATCTACTCGATTTAGCACCCAGTTTAGTCAAACCCATTCCCTTTTATATTCCAGTTTATAGTGGCAGTCAGCGGAGTGCATTTGCCATTCGGGCTGGCTTAAGTCTCTATGCGGTGCTCAGCGAATTTGACTGCCTTGGACGCTTTTCTTCCGTGCCCGCAGTACATTGGCATCGTCTTAATGGGCTTAAGTTACAAGGATTAAAAGCGGTGTTCCAATATTGGGACGCCCAAACCGATGATAAGTTGCTGACTCAGGCCGTCGCTAGGAGTGCGCAGGCGCTTGGTGCCGATGTCTATGCCGAGGCCGAATTGTTAAGCCTTGAGCACCAAAGCGATGGCTGCAAGCTCACGTTCAGTCACGCAGGCAAAGAGCAAGAGGTCGAGGCAAAGCTGGTGGTCAATGCTGCAGGGCCTTGGGTCAATGATGTGATTGCTAAAGTCACACCTCCCCTTGCAGGTGTTGAGCTGGATTGGGTGCAGGGGGCACATCTGTTGTTAGACATTCCCGCGCCGGAAGGGATTTTGTATCTCGAGTCCTGTTTCGATAAACGGGTAATATTTGTGATGCCCTGGTATGGCCAAACCCTGATTGGCACCACGGAAACCGTGCTCGAACATCTTGATTCTCAGCAGGCGGTGACTGAATCTGAAATTCAATATCTGCTTGGCATCTATCGGCATTATTTCCCTTTAAGTCCAGATGTTGAGCAGCTTAAAGCAAAGATAGTGAAAACCTTTTGTGGCGTGCGGGTATTGCCCAAGCAGTCAAGTTCAGCCTTTGAGCGCCCTCGGGATACTCTAATGCAGACTTCGGTTTCTCACCCTAGGCTACTCAGTTTATATGGTGGCAAGCTGACGACCTTTAGGAGTACATCGAGCGAAGTGCTTCAATGGATAGAGCAGCATCTGGGTAAGCGTCAAGCCATTGCCGATGTCAACAGCTTGAGTTTGAGTTAA
- a CDS encoding MarR family winged helix-turn-helix transcriptional regulator, with amino-acid sequence MTKPLTNLCADPIPSGDIAISDNLLCLDNQVCFSLYSAANAIVRAYRPLLEKLDLTYPQYLVLLVLWEEQGISVKTLGDKLFLDSGTLTPLLKRLESKGLVSRGRSEQDERVRVLSLTPEGQALKLLAREVPTQMRCKVGGEDAELKMLKELCDKTISALHSSEIK; translated from the coding sequence ATGACGAAACCTCTTACTAACCTTTGTGCAGATCCCATTCCTTCTGGTGATATTGCTATTTCAGACAATCTCTTATGCTTAGATAATCAGGTCTGTTTTTCGCTTTACAGTGCCGCCAATGCGATAGTGCGTGCCTATCGTCCGCTTCTCGAAAAACTGGATTTAACTTATCCCCAGTATTTAGTACTGCTAGTGCTTTGGGAGGAGCAGGGGATCAGTGTTAAGACATTAGGGGATAAATTATTCCTCGACTCAGGCACGCTTACGCCATTATTAAAACGCCTAGAGTCTAAGGGGCTAGTCAGTCGCGGTCGCAGCGAGCAGGATGAGCGTGTGCGGGTATTGTCGTTAACGCCAGAGGGGCAGGCGCTGAAGCTACTGGCCAGAGAAGTGCCGACTCAAATGCGCTGCAAAGTTGGCGGAGAAGATGCCGAGCTGAAAATGCTTAAGGAATTGTGTGATAAAACCATTAGTGCATTACATTCCTCGGAGATTAAATAA
- a CDS encoding organic hydroperoxide resistance protein gives MKTLYETRATAKAGRQGEVSTDDGLLNVALAYPKSMGGTGLATNPEQLFAAGYAACFSNAVLHVAHITKVAIKEAPVSAIVGIGANAMGGFSLTVALEVDLNLPQQEAEALVRHAHQVCPYSNATRNNIDVKLNVNGVDLN, from the coding sequence ATGAAAACACTTTATGAAACACGTGCCACTGCAAAAGCGGGTCGCCAAGGGGAAGTCAGTACCGATGATGGATTATTAAATGTCGCCCTTGCCTACCCAAAATCTATGGGGGGAACGGGTTTAGCAACCAATCCTGAACAATTATTTGCGGCAGGCTATGCGGCTTGTTTTTCAAACGCCGTGCTACACGTAGCACACATCACTAAGGTTGCTATCAAAGAAGCCCCCGTTAGTGCGATCGTCGGTATCGGCGCGAATGCTATGGGCGGTTTTAGCTTAACAGTGGCGCTTGAAGTTGACTTGAACTTACCCCAACAGGAGGCCGAAGCTTTAGTTCGTCACGCGCATCAGGTCTGCCCATACTCGAACGCAACACGCAATAACATCGACGTTAAATTAAATGTAAATGGAGTTGATCTCAATTAA
- a CDS encoding cytochrome C biosynthesis protein — translation MTKYLAKFTLLCSLFLTFIAVPAWAETPSVNDQTWHYTDAQGELKLKLYFFWSKTCPHCAEAHPFIDSLPQKYPWISLESHMVSDPGVQEIWQNIATKTQTDARSVPYMASCEKAIVGYTSEAVTGEFLVNRLKQCYLTLGGKLAPEDMPSTMSTPTSNPDEPLFGTCGSDTGEGTCDASTVTSSAAEVQPVELPIVGIVTPETMSLPLLTLVLAGVDAFNPCAFFVLLFLLSIMVNAKSRGRMLLVGGIFVFFSGFIYFLFMTAWLNIFQLLGAGNDGSMIIFAAGILALIAGTINVKEYFFTKGEVSLSMSAENRTSLIKRMGKLSNSSSLGALILGSTVLAILANAYELLCTAGFPMIYTSVLSMHNLPEIERYMYLVLYNIVYVIPLAAIVIVFSATLGKRKLTEKEGQTLKLMSGVMMVGMGIALVIDPTALQNIALALGLILGSLGLTAIIVLGRKLISGKESKTA, via the coding sequence ATGACTAAATACTTGGCGAAATTTACTCTGCTGTGCTCTCTGTTTTTAACATTTATAGCTGTGCCTGCATGGGCAGAAACCCCGTCGGTTAATGACCAAACCTGGCACTATACCGATGCCCAAGGTGAGCTTAAGCTCAAACTCTACTTCTTTTGGTCTAAAACCTGTCCACACTGCGCCGAGGCCCACCCCTTTATCGATTCGCTGCCACAAAAATATCCTTGGATAAGCTTAGAATCCCATATGGTGTCAGACCCTGGCGTTCAAGAGATTTGGCAAAATATCGCCACTAAAACCCAAACCGATGCGCGATCTGTTCCCTATATGGCAAGTTGTGAAAAAGCCATCGTCGGCTACACCAGCGAAGCCGTCACCGGTGAGTTTTTAGTCAACCGCTTAAAACAATGTTACTTAACCCTCGGTGGAAAACTGGCACCAGAAGATATGCCAAGCACCATGTCTACACCCACGAGTAATCCAGATGAACCCTTATTTGGCACCTGCGGCTCAGATACTGGCGAAGGCACCTGTGATGCTTCAACAGTGACCAGCAGTGCCGCAGAGGTTCAGCCCGTGGAATTACCAATTGTCGGCATTGTGACACCCGAGACCATGTCGCTGCCGCTCCTCACTCTTGTGCTGGCGGGGGTGGATGCCTTTAATCCCTGCGCCTTCTTCGTGCTGCTATTTTTGTTATCGATTATGGTGAACGCAAAGAGCCGCGGTCGCATGTTATTAGTCGGCGGAATATTTGTGTTCTTCTCAGGCTTTATTTACTTCCTGTTTATGACTGCTTGGCTGAATATTTTCCAACTCCTCGGTGCAGGCAACGACGGCTCGATGATCATCTTTGCCGCAGGGATCCTGGCGCTTATTGCAGGCACCATTAATGTGAAGGAATACTTTTTCACTAAGGGCGAAGTCAGTCTGTCCATGTCGGCGGAAAATCGCACCAGCTTAATAAAACGCATGGGTAAACTCTCTAATTCCAGCAGCTTAGGTGCACTTATATTAGGTTCAACTGTGCTTGCCATTCTAGCCAATGCCTATGAACTCTTATGCACAGCGGGCTTCCCCATGATTTATACCAGCGTGCTGTCGATGCATAATCTGCCGGAAATTGAGCGTTACATGTATCTGGTTTTATACAATATTGTTTATGTCATCCCGTTAGCTGCCATTGTAATTGTGTTTAGCGCGACGCTAGGGAAACGTAAACTGACCGAAAAAGAAGGCCAGACCTTAAAACTCATGTCTGGTGTGATGATGGTCGGCATGGGTATTGCGCTGGTTATCGACCCTACGGCGCTGCAGAATATTGCGCTAGCGCTAGGGTTAATTCTTGGTTCGCTTGGGCTCACGGCAATCATAGTTCTAGGTAGGAAATTAATCTCAGGTAAGGAAAGTAAAACGGCTTAG
- a CDS encoding cytoplasmic protein gives MSISLNTQAVTPNLENGAIGVKVAQLAKEQQKAEGQIAVDLIQAALPQPVGNTGHNINTKA, from the coding sequence ATGTCTATTTCACTGAACACTCAAGCCGTTACACCAAACTTAGAAAATGGTGCCATTGGTGTGAAGGTCGCACAGTTGGCTAAAGAGCAACAAAAAGCCGAAGGCCAAATTGCTGTCGATTTGATTCAAGCAGCCCTACCTCAACCTGTAGGTAATACGGGCCACAATATCAATACCAAGGCTTAA
- a CDS encoding class I SAM-dependent methyltransferase gives MNHASLTQVCSLITQVQLPNVSGLKVLDLACGSGRNGLWFLAQGAHVTFIDRDISALNGFNHLRAETLQWNLEDGSAPILPVEAFDIVLVFNYLHRPLFDQIAHCIKPQGLILYETFTWQQAEIGRPRNPDFLLMPNELSMVFANWRPLHYFEGLLAEADNRSYKAQLVAQKP, from the coding sequence ATGAACCATGCATCTCTTACTCAAGTTTGTAGCTTAATCACTCAAGTTCAGTTACCGAATGTCAGCGGGCTTAAGGTATTGGATTTAGCCTGTGGCTCAGGGCGTAATGGATTGTGGTTTTTAGCACAGGGTGCCCACGTCACTTTTATCGATAGGGATATTTCGGCACTAAACGGGTTCAATCATCTAAGGGCAGAGACGTTACAATGGAATTTAGAGGACGGCAGTGCGCCAATACTACCCGTTGAAGCCTTTGATATAGTACTCGTGTTCAACTATTTACACCGGCCTTTGTTTGACCAGATTGCTCATTGTATAAAGCCGCAGGGGCTTATTTTGTACGAAACCTTTACTTGGCAACAGGCTGAAATTGGCAGACCACGAAATCCTGATTTCTTACTCATGCCCAATGAACTCTCAATGGTGTTTGCTAACTGGCGGCCTTTGCATTACTTTGAAGGTCTGTTAGCTGAGGCTGACAATCGCAGTTACAAGGCGCAGTTAGTTGCACAAAAACCTTGA
- the fccA gene encoding fumarate reductase flavoprotein subunit FccA, which yields MFSGKVKKTALALLVSGFVTGTAYAAPEFLADFHAENGCDSCHASAKGSVSDDNLSHENAQCVSCHGDLKELAAAAPKDKVSPHQSHLIGEIACTSCHKGHEKSVTYCDSCHSFSFDMPYGGKWERKFTPVNADKDIQDKAIAAGAKETTDVVIIGSGGAGLAAAVSARDAGAKVILLEKEPIPGGNTKLAAGGMNAAETKSQAKLGIEDKKQIMIDDTMKGGRELNDPELVKVLANNSSDSIDWLTSLGADMTDVGRMGGASVNRSHRPTGGAGVGAHVAQVLWDSAVKRGTDIRLNSRVVRILEDANGKVTGVLVKGEYTGYYVIKADAVVIAAGGFAKNNDRVAKYDPKLKGFKATNHPGATGDGLDVAQLAGAATRDLEYIQAHPTYSPDGGVMITEAVRGNGAIVVNREGKRFMNEITTRDKASAAILQQTGESAYLLFDDSVRKSLKAIEGYMHLQIVKQGNTVEELAKQLNVPAAELATTVTTYNGFVKAAKDSQFERPNLPRELVTPPYYALEIAPAVHHTMGGVVIDTQAEVKSEKTGKPISGLYAAGEVTGGVHGANRLGGNAISDIVTFGRIAGASAAKYAKDN from the coding sequence ATGTTCTCAGGAAAAGTAAAAAAAACCGCTCTTGCATTGCTGGTATCGGGATTCGTGACTGGCACGGCCTATGCCGCACCAGAGTTTCTGGCCGATTTTCACGCCGAGAATGGCTGCGACAGTTGCCATGCTTCAGCCAAAGGTAGTGTTAGCGACGATAACCTTAGCCACGAAAATGCCCAGTGCGTCAGTTGCCACGGTGACTTAAAAGAGCTGGCCGCAGCAGCCCCTAAAGATAAAGTTTCTCCCCATCAATCCCACTTAATCGGTGAAATCGCCTGTACCAGCTGCCATAAAGGCCACGAAAAATCCGTCACTTACTGCGATTCTTGCCATAGCTTTAGCTTCGACATGCCCTATGGTGGCAAGTGGGAGCGCAAGTTCACACCGGTCAATGCGGATAAAGATATTCAAGACAAGGCGATTGCCGCGGGCGCTAAGGAAACCACCGACGTCGTCATTATCGGCTCCGGTGGCGCAGGCCTTGCCGCCGCCGTATCGGCTCGGGATGCGGGTGCTAAGGTGATTCTGCTTGAGAAAGAGCCGATTCCTGGGGGCAATACAAAACTGGCCGCAGGAGGCATGAACGCCGCAGAAACAAAATCCCAAGCAAAGCTGGGTATCGAAGACAAAAAACAGATTATGATCGACGATACCATGAAGGGCGGCCGTGAGCTTAATGACCCAGAATTAGTCAAAGTACTGGCCAATAACTCATCTGATTCCATTGATTGGCTTACCAGTTTAGGCGCCGATATGACCGACGTGGGTCGTATGGGCGGCGCCAGTGTAAACCGCAGCCACAGACCCACAGGTGGTGCGGGTGTTGGCGCCCATGTAGCACAGGTGCTATGGGATAGCGCAGTAAAACGCGGCACTGATATCCGCCTTAACAGCCGAGTGGTTCGTATTCTTGAGGATGCCAACGGTAAAGTGACAGGCGTATTAGTGAAGGGCGAATACACTGGTTACTACGTGATTAAAGCCGATGCTGTAGTCATTGCCGCGGGTGGCTTTGCCAAAAACAACGACCGTGTTGCCAAGTACGATCCTAAATTAAAAGGCTTTAAGGCGACTAACCACCCTGGCGCAACGGGTGATGGTCTCGATGTCGCCCAGCTTGCAGGCGCAGCCACGCGCGATCTTGAATATATCCAAGCTCACCCAACCTATTCACCCGATGGCGGGGTGATGATCACCGAAGCGGTTCGTGGTAACGGGGCTATCGTCGTAAACCGCGAAGGTAAACGCTTTATGAACGAAATCACCACCCGTGATAAGGCGTCCGCCGCTATCTTGCAACAAACCGGAGAAAGTGCCTATCTGCTCTTCGATGATTCGGTGCGTAAGAGCTTAAAAGCCATCGAAGGCTATATGCACTTACAGATTGTTAAACAAGGGAATACGGTTGAGGAATTAGCAAAGCAGCTCAACGTGCCCGCTGCGGAACTTGCCACTACAGTGACCACCTACAATGGTTTTGTTAAGGCGGCAAAAGACAGCCAATTTGAGCGCCCAAACCTGCCGCGCGAACTGGTCACCCCTCCGTACTATGCCCTAGAAATTGCTCCGGCAGTGCACCACACAATGGGCGGTGTGGTAATCGACACCCAGGCCGAAGTGAAGAGTGAAAAAACCGGTAAACCTATCTCTGGTCTCTATGCTGCCGGGGAAGTTACCGGCGGTGTTCATGGCGCTAACCGTCTAGGCGGTAACGCGATTTCCGATATCGTGACCTTCGGTCGAATCGCGGGTGCCTCTGCCGCAAAATATGCTAAAGATAATTAG
- a CDS encoding 2-hydroxyacid dehydrogenase translates to MKIGFFSAKHYDMQHFDRTNAAFGAQIEYFDYRLCMQTVKLAEGFEVVCAFVNDSLCEEVLVELAKGGTRIIAMRCAGFNNVDLVAAKRLGMQVVNVPAYSPESVAEHTVALMLTLNRKIHKAYQRTRDANFSLEGLVGFNMFGKTVGVIGTGKIGVATIKILLGFGCKVIAYDPYPNPAVTSLNVEYQTLDNIYANSDIISLHCPLTPENHHLLSKDSFAKMKAGVMVINTSRGGLLNAFDAMEALKVGQIGALGLDVYENEKELFFEDKSNEIIQDDVFRRLSACHNVIFTGHQAFLTEEALGAIAHTTLTNVKALLAGERSGNELF, encoded by the coding sequence ATGAAGATTGGATTTTTTAGCGCGAAACACTACGACATGCAGCATTTTGACCGAACTAATGCCGCTTTCGGTGCGCAGATTGAGTATTTCGATTATCGCCTGTGCATGCAGACCGTCAAACTCGCTGAAGGCTTTGAAGTGGTCTGCGCCTTTGTGAATGACTCACTCTGCGAAGAAGTACTAGTCGAGCTAGCCAAGGGGGGGACTCGGATCATCGCCATGCGCTGTGCAGGATTTAATAATGTCGATTTAGTTGCAGCTAAACGCCTCGGTATGCAGGTAGTCAATGTCCCAGCCTATTCCCCAGAGTCCGTTGCCGAACATACAGTCGCCTTAATGCTGACCCTGAACCGTAAAATCCATAAGGCCTATCAACGTACTCGCGACGCTAATTTCTCCCTCGAAGGATTAGTCGGTTTCAATATGTTCGGTAAAACCGTGGGGGTTATTGGCACGGGGAAAATTGGCGTCGCCACCATTAAAATCCTGCTCGGATTTGGCTGTAAGGTGATTGCCTATGACCCTTACCCAAATCCCGCTGTCACATCGCTAAATGTGGAATATCAAACCCTAGATAACATTTATGCCAACAGCGATATCATCAGTCTGCATTGCCCACTTACTCCCGAAAATCATCATCTATTAAGCAAAGATAGCTTCGCCAAAATGAAAGCTGGCGTCATGGTCATCAATACTAGCCGTGGCGGTTTGCTCAACGCCTTCGATGCGATGGAAGCCTTAAAAGTCGGTCAAATCGGCGCGTTGGGGCTTGATGTTTATGAAAACGAAAAAGAGCTATTTTTCGAAGACAAATCCAATGAAATCATTCAGGACGATGTGTTCCGCCGACTCTCTGCTTGCCACAACGTCATTTTTACTGGTCACCAAGCCTTCCTCACCGAAGAGGCGCTGGGCGCGATTGCCCATACTACATTAACCAACGTCAAGGCACTCTTAGCAGGGGAACGCTCTGGTAACGAACTGTTTTAA